A segment of the Diachasmimorpha longicaudata isolate KC_UGA_2023 chromosome 5, iyDiaLong2, whole genome shotgun sequence genome:
GGAGGTCCGGGAGGCGGAGGCGAAGTACAACGATTTGACGAGAAATCTTACCCAGTGGACCGGTAAATCAGTAGTTGATACAAAGGATGTTGCTGGCATTTACACCAGTCTGAAATCATTGTATTTTATGGGACTTGAACTGCCTCAGTGGACGGagggaatttttcctgaagggCTGCTGGCCGAAGCCGCTGTCTTTCATTTCCGCATGGGCAGTTATACGAAGAGACTAAAAACCCTAAATGGGGGtaagaaaatattattcttgaaaatattGGGGGAAGTTCCGCCCGCAAACAATTTTTCAGttctcaaaaataataaaattaaatcttaaaatttttgtttttattataaaaattgaagccAAAAGCGCCCTTTTTAATACAGTTTTTTGAGTTGGAATTTTCAgttctattttaattttttttccaaaatttttttctagagaAAACATACAGTTGAAGTAATTTGTTTTGTTAAGTACTTTGATTTGTTATCTCGTTAAAAAGAGGACTTCAAGAAGAATCGCCTGTTTTTAGGCATTATGCTGAAGAACTTTACTGACACAATGTCATCGGTGATCAGTGGAGAAGAGCCTGATCTCAAAATGAATTTCTACGGAGGTCATGACTACAACATCGTGGCATTTCTGGAGATATTTAATCACATTGAACCTCATGGAGCTCAATATTCCAGCGCTATTTTCATTGAGTTACTGGAGGATAATGAGTCAAAATATTATGTCAAggtgaatttaaaattataaacaatatcaaaaaaatcatatcgACCTCTGCATTCATCAACGTGAGGGATAATAGTACTACTGCAAAATccattatttgaaataataacaattccTTTCATTAACTGAggctaatatttttttcaggtgTTTTATTACAAAGGAATTCCAATGGTCCAAATTCCGCTGAATATTCCAAATTGTGGGGAAGTATGTCCCTTCGAGAAATTCGTTAAATTGtttgaagatatttttccGACTCAGGAAGATATTATATGCCCAAGAGATagaatatcaaaaattttctgacaTTCTCCATTGTTTGTTAATTTCTTGGAATTCATCATTGATTATAAAATGCATTGAAAAATAGCAAACAAATTCAATCGACGGATAAAAATGTTAGTCAATTTTACTTTAATAAATGtatattataataaataaaatatttaaagaattGTATCAATCATTCCACCAATTATATCAACATAATTAATTCCGGTTCAATATGAAATTTGTCTCATCGATACGAGAGAAAGTTTGACGAATGGGGGTGAATATTGGCATCAAATACGGGCCATTCTATATGGATCCCATATACTAAATACCAATGTAGCTCCAACCCACATGGGGTAGCAGTAGTCATATCGTTGACGAAGACTTCATTCCCTCATTTCCTGGGCCTTCAATTCAAGTTTCGGAATGTGAAACTtcgaaacaaataaaaataattatcatagtCAGCATTCTCACGTAGTACATCATTCGACcctgaaaaaatgataatgcgATTTCCACTGttgactaaaaaattttaGTTTCCACGCTGCAGGTGAAGCGTTTTGACGAAGGATAGATGTGTTTCATACTCACCATCTTCAACAATAGGTCATTCAATGagttaaaaaatagaaaacatTGCAGACTAAAACACTCACTCTACAATTCTCTTTATTATCACGATGAAAAGTGAGACAATCATTTATACATTTTCACCATATTTTCCTTCGGACATTTCAGGTCCTCCTCGCTGGGGAAAATATCACTGAACAATCCGACAAATTGATCGAAGGGGCACAGTTCTCCACAGCCCTTGATCTCCACCGGCACTCGCTCCGCAGGAATTCCCTTATAGTAAAACACCTGCAATAATCAATGGAGGAGTGAATCGCGGGAGGCCAGCGTTgaagataaaattgaaatatttctcaatcTCATACTGACCCTGACGTAATACTTGCGTTCCTCATCCTCTAGTAGTTCAACGAATATGGCGCTGGAATATTGGGGTACCCAGGGCTCGTAAACATCGAAAACATCAAGGAGTGAAGCGATGTTGTAATCGTGAGCTCCGTAgagattcatttttaaatcagGCTCACCTCCATTTATCACCGATGACATGGTGTCGGTAAAGTTCTTCAGCATTATTCCTGGAAAGAAATTTGTGTAATGTTGGCCGAATGTTGGCACTATGTCGGCACTGTTGGCGCAAGAGCGACCCttaggaggggggggggggttgtaTAGGGTTTTATGACGGTCACAGGATCAATAAAGATGATAATAAGATAATTATCCTCACCGCCATTCAATGTTTTGAGTCTTTTTGTGTAACTACAGAGTCGGAAATGCAAGAGCGTGGCGTTCAATAGAGCTCCTTCAGGGAAAATTCCCTCCGTCCATGCAGGGAGTTCAAGGCCCATGGCACTGAGGGCCTTCAAACTGTTGTGAATACCCGCAACATCTTTCGTGTGAACTATAGGTTTACCCGTCCATTCCGTAAGATTTTTCCTCAGTTCGCTGTACTCTGCAATTTTCTCCTGGACCTCGGGGAGTTGCAGTGTTTTTTCAAACTCAGCTCCAAATCTGCAGAGAAAAAGAAGTGAATTAAATACTTTGAGgacgaaaaatcaatttttgataaCACCTACTGCGGGCACTCGGTTGACATCACGAGAACATCTGGACCTGACACATAAGTCATGGCAACAGGCTGCCAAAGTAAGCTTGGATTCCACTGTTGCGAGGATGCCGGGGGAAAAATTCCTGCCATTGCCAATTGCAGAGACATTTTAGTTCTATCTGAATCGGAACTCCGTGCACGCACCATTTTTGGATGATATATGTCGCCTAGGAATTCATTGTACTGCTGACGAATGTGAACACCAAGGTCATACACACGCTGTTTTCCTTGCTATTGGAAAATATGCACAATTGTCGGGAATTATCAATCGAGGAGGAAACCAGTTTGTCGCTAGATAATTGCAGTTTAGTGTACGAATATAGTAAATCTTCGATGAAGAAAATGTAAGGAAAGTGATTAGGGAAATGTTGGCCGACGGTCGGCGCAGTGTTGGCACAAGCTAGACTCTTACAGGAGTTTATAAGGATCTTATGAGAGTATTATATAGATCATAAAGGCAATTGAGATGATAACAATAGCAAATgtttgatgaatgaaaataaaaccgGAGCCAAACACTTtctagatttttaaaaaactagGAACAGCCACTGGCCTCTCTGCATTTGATGATGGAATAGTTTCTATCACCTGAAGCTCACGTAATTTATTGAAGACATTGTAAGTTTCACACATGACAATTACTTTGTTTTCTGAACGAAAACCTTGTCACAGTTTTGTAGATAAGACTATTGTGCATGTACAACTTACATTAGTCAACTGACCCTGACCATAAGGGGGGAAGGTCTCGTTGACATACGGATTAGTGGGAAAAACTTCGGTGCCACTTCCCAGTGGAGTCCTCTCCCCATGTCGGAAGATCTTTGCAACAAAAAGTTCTATTAATTCCCCAAACCGAGCCCccaaaatttcccaaaaaattacGTTACGATACTGACCACATTCAGGAACTTCAGCTTCAGTCCAGCGATAGCCTGAAtgccaatgaaaaaaatcaccaaagcAACACGTGAATCGAAAAATCGTGACATGTTGATCGTCAAGTGGAAAATTCTGCGGATGTCTGAAAAATTCCGCTGCCTCGTCTACCGATGCCACAGGAAGACTAGACTCCTTCCATGCCGGTTAGCCACACTAATGCTAACCGGTTTGATCCCGCCCCTTCATCGCCTAGAGATTGATCACTGAAGAAAATATATCTCAATAACACTGAGGAAGAGGGAAACTTGACAGCGATTGCACGTGACCTGTGCACTCACAGCAATTGACATAACTATCCACTTTTCCTTATCGTGATTTTAATGGAGGAATGATAAATCAGACAACTGGGAAAATCACTTCTTTGatatattatcaataaataacaTTATCTTATTGTCGTTTTAGTAACAATACTTGGGCTTATTTTAACTACgatcgaaaaaatttaatagaagAAAATTAACTGGAGAATTCGACTGGATTTCTGCCTATTTTCAGTTCAGATTAAACGTTTTAGTCCTTGTtcagaccgattttttttatattcgcgTAGAATTTGTGATTTCATGATGTTTTTTAGTTGCATTGTCGTACGACCtaaagaataaattgaaaaaaaaaatcatgagaattttttaccaaatattaCTTGATATAACGAAatattctctattttttcactgaattctCCAGATTTTCCCTCAAATTTTCTCGTCCGTGCCACCTCCGATGAACAGACAATTCCTATTTTCTAAGATTTGTTCGGCCCCTCGCATGTCATGTCGGAGTCAGTGGGGAGCACATTTCCATAAAGTTCCACGAATTTCTCGAGAGGACAAGGCTCACTGCACCTAGGGATTACTATCCTTCTCCTGACGGGGGGGATCCCTAGATAATAATATATCTGCAATCATAGTTAAGGAAAATAATGAACATTCGCAATAGAAACAGCAAGTCATTGAGGCAACAGTGGCACTCACCCTCACgtaatatttactcatttcCTCGagcaattcaacaaaaattgcgCTGGAGTATTGAGGCACGTGGTGATTATCGTAGACCCCGAGGGCCAGTTGAAGAAGAGCAATGTGTATCTCGTGCCCACTGACTATCACCATCTTCAGGTCAGAGGGTCCATCTCCATTGATTTTCGCCAGCATATTGTCCGTGAAGTTCTTCAAGATCATCCctgaaatttggaaaaattgtattaTGTTGTACAgtcgagtaaaaaaaatcgatgcaATCTTTCGAGATCGTACCTATCAAAATTCtacttcaataaaaattacgtatctttcTGATGTTTCCGGAGTGAAATgttgtgaagaaaaattttactaaagtgttacgaaattttttggaaagggctcttaattactaattagtttccttaattttttttctacgacaaattttcattctggAATCTGTGACGATTTCagtacataaatttttttgccgGTAAGCAATCTtgattttggtaatttttgctAAAATTCCTCTCCGTTCGATGAGTGTGAGGGTTGATAAAGTTTGAAAAAGCTGCAgacaatatttattaataacttTCGTTCAAACATTCATACCGCACGTGTTTCGTATAAACTTTTCCATTACAATCGGTCATGTAAAAGAGTTTTTTGACTCGGAAGAGTTTACCGGCATGAgtattgaacaattttttcaccccctcGAGCGGAAAAGGGATGTGCTGCGGGAAATGTCCCACGAATGTTGCGATACTTTCTCCTGCACTAAGAAAACTATTTATCTCACTGTGAGAATATgattttgtcaattaaatatttttctgacaaaaattttaagtggattttccaatggaaatggattggcaaaattatatttttctctcactgcTCAACCAGCAAGAATTgctaatttagaaaaatatccgCCTTAACAGGAACCATCACGAGATAAATATTACCTCCATTCAAAGCTTTCAATCTGTCGTTATAACTCAAGAGTCGATAATGCAAAGTGGCTACGTCTAGTAACGATCCATTGGGAAAAATTCCATCTGTCCATTCGGGGAGTTGGAGTCCCATTCCTTGGAGGGACGTCAGTCCATTGTAGAGGTTCAAGAAATCTTTGGTTGCAGAAATGGGCCTTCCGATAAATTGGGACACATTTTTTGCTAGACCACTGTGCTTCGCGACTTCAGCTTGGACTTCTGGGAGGGCCAAAACCGCTTGAAACTCTTTTAAATGTCTAGACAAACAAACGGAACTGGTCTACACTATAACTCCTATCATTTTttgtgtaattaattattcattccatTTATACTACGTATTTTCGTATATTATCTACTATATTTCCACAAATAgtatattaattttaactattatttttatttatttatttttgttcatcTACTGACTTTGGACACTCTATCCCGAACAGCATCAAATCCTCCTCTCGTTTAAGATAGTCACAGACAATTGGCTGCCAGCTCAATGTCGGGTGCCAGCGCTGTTCAGGAACAGGAGGATATATCCCCGCTAGGACCAGCTGGAGGGACATTTTTATCCGATCCAAGTCCGAGCTGTGGGTGATAATCTCATGGGGATGGTATATCTTGCCGAGAAAATCATTGTACTGCTGACGAATGAAGGCCCCCAGCTCGTATGCTCGTAACTTTCCTCTCTAGGGAGATAAATGAGTTTCATTCGACGCGTAGCACATTTATGGCAAATTTCAACTACTCACATTGTTCAATTGTCCAATTCCGTGGGGTGAATAGGTTGAATTCACGTATGGGCTAGTTGGAAAGGATTCAAAGGGATCTTCACTGGGCGTTCGGTCCCCATGACGGAATATCTGAAATccccatgaaaaaattttctagaaaaattgtAAGACGTGCAGTGCAAAACATTACAATCCATCAGCTGAGAAAAATTCTAGAGCTGTTGcggtacaaaattaaattttgaagttAAATACATTATAAGGAGTgaaattcaagattttttttctttcaatttaaaaataaaatacaaaaattaatatttttggggattactgagaattttttggtaaaaatacagagaaaaattcacaaattccCCAAGAAACATTTCTAATCCCTGGGAATTTTCCCTGGCAGtcactttgttttttttctcgagatgagattagaatttttcaaacaaaaatatatcCGCCCTTCAACTCCATTCCCACAAACTCGGCGCAAACCCGAAAAAATTGATCTTTTATTCTACTCACGATATTCAAAAACTTCAGCTCCATTCCAATACTGGCATGAATAGagagaaaaacaataataaacgCTGGACGAGTGATAAACAACattgcgataaaaaatataactcaACGATGCACAAATAATAagtattatttcaataattaatgaaaattaatcaatgaaaagTTTCGATGTTCACTTCAAAGTGACTTTTCAGTTACAAAACGGATTgactttttttaatggaatgtaTTTATCAATCAATGTTATTCGCGATATTAATACTCAAGAGTGAATATCGCGGGACTTGGGAGATCTCGTGGAATTAACACTCCCACATGCTGGTCTGTAACGGACTGCACTCAGACTTCGTACTTGTATCAAAAGTGCGCTGAAATTATTAACCTGACATGGACAAATTGCAGTTGTGCGcaagaaaattgataaaccAGTGTGGGTTATTGCCTAAGAGCGGAGGCAATCTTGAGAGACGATAGCTTATCTGTACAAAGTCACTAACGACATTTATATTAATAGGAATCAGAAGGATTGAAGagggaaaatgaaaacaattaatcagtgatgtaattttattatcaataaagTGTGACGTGTTGCCACAAAATAACAGCAAATATTTGTCAATCTAATTGGAGAACGTTGGCTATTCGTCATTACAGTTCGAGGGCAACGCAGTAACCGCTTATGCAactctgaaaaaatattgtatttaaTTAGATTAATTCCAGGCGGTTCTCatgatttatttactttttaataaaaattgagcgGATTTTGTCGATCTATTTTGTCAAGCAGAAATTCTCGACCGGTCAAAACAGAATATAATTACCAAACGGCGCAGTAAATTTTACgggattttccattaaatttcccaatcatcgaggaaaaattataattatattatataatattatattatgTAATGTAGAAAACGACTTGTCCCCGCAGCGAGCAGTTGCCGAACGGTTGATAGAGTTTAACAGACAGAATCGTAGAGTTAACGTGGCAGTTCATACATTTTCAGTTGCGaatcaattttgttatttttggaAACGGTATTCTCATGTTTTTCCAGTGATGTTTATTGTATTGTATTTTATTATACGGCAAAGTTTCTACCTTTCCTGGAGCGCATATGGAGCCTTCAGCAGCTGCTGCCGATCCTAGACAGTCTCGTTCACCTTGCACTCTACATTGCAATATTATGCACGGACTTCTATcctgtaaaaaaaggacgatataaattttatgaaaacccTCCAAACCGATCATTTCTGATTTATGAACCGATTTATTTCTGATTTATGAACAGCCGAATGCTTGAGGAGAAAATATTAAGGGATGAATTCCATTCTTATAAGAAATTaatgacaaaaataaaatttcatatcaatttttttgttttacctCGCACGCTGTTACGTTTGTTGTACCCGCGTATTTTGCACACTGTTCATGAAGAGACTCAACTCTACCAGGTAAAAGccggatgttttttttttgtttgggaGGTTCGTTCCGCAGACATTCCGCATTGTCAGAActgcacaaaaaaaatattaatcgagGAAACACATGCGACAAATCAGGGGTGAAATAGTGAAGGAAGAGAACtacttcaataaaaattaggggAAAGTTCCGTAATTCTGGAGTGAAAACGAAAGtgggataaaaattacaaaggGACCAATAGAAAGTACGAAACACTCCgtcaaaattacagaactcgCCGCATCTTATTTAGGGAGTGTTCCCTACGATTTACGGGCCcttttctgttatttttatcGGATGTTGATTTGCGTTTCCCAATTACGGACCttgcacgtaatttttactgaatatttgtcTGTGTGTGACGCCAATACCTGAGAAATTTCCGGAAAGATTCCTTACTGCAATTCGACCACAGGAAACTACTCTCGTTGTAGTGGAGTGAAGGTGACATTATGAACCTGCCCTCTTCGCACTCACCTTCGTCATGGGGCACACCGagtctaaaaaaattcagcaaaAATTCAACGCAGAACaaaattgtgaattaattGCATCCCGTTGTTCACATTAATGTAAatggattcaatttttttaaactaatttaaaaaaccacTCAATGAAAAAAGTGTCTTACAAATGCGCCAGTTCGTGAGTAGCTGGAAGGATTCCGCTGTACCCCCCATTATCCTCAACGAGACCCAGCGCCTGCGTCATCTGAAGGACAGAACTTGTGTTGCAGGCTCCGAGATCATTTGCATATCCTTCGCTcatgcaattaaaaaattattgaaaaagaaattcagAAAGTTCATTCACAAGATCATTCTAGGGAGGATCATACAAGGAACTGGTATTTTGCTTGTCAAACTCACCACGTGCACTGCTATCACAATACTTCGTACCCCAAGCTGATATGGCCATGTTACAGATATCCGCgctaataatcaaaatcgataaataaataatgagaaaaaaatatttttgacgaAGAGTCATTTTCTTGGGAACAGAATTTAGTTGTGGGAGTATTACCGCAGGAGAATACATCTCTTATGACGAAAATTCATCTCCAAAATGCAGCAATTACGTCGAATTAAGCGATTATGAACATTTCCTTatatggaaaattaatatgtctttgaaaattaatacgaTTTTTCAAAGCTATTTTAAGATGAGGCTTTCCATCAATGAATTTCTGCTGTTGTCATTTTATaactaattattttcattcattaccCTGTCATAATCACCACCACGTCGTGATTCGGTAGATTGTTGCCATAATAGAAGTGTTGTCCTCCGCTCTTCAGAGCTTTGTCTGCGTCTATTCGGACCATGTAATTTGCCATAGGCTCGCGAACCCTATTGTTGTCGAGGTACGGATTACCACCTTCGTCCtttaataaatattagatCATAATTATTAGATTGAGAATGATGTGATAAACAATTTCTGCAGGAATGTTTCCACAGGAATTTCGCTAGCATTTTCGAGGTCGTTTTACGTGAAATAATCGAaccaaatattcaaatttccgATTATTTAACTAATAATATACTGCGCGTTAGGAATTTGTCAATCATTTCTGCGAAATTGATTTATGAGTGTGCTGACACTCGAGTGATTTAATTGAACTtcataaaattgttaaataattaggTAACCGTTCGTTTCGCTATTGATAGACCAATTAATTATCCTAATTACCTCGGCGATTACGATTCCGGCAATATTCAGTCGAATCTTAGGATTCGTCATCGATCTATATCTTAAATCGACAGCATTccaaaatgataataaatacAGTACTGCCTTCTTCACATTTTTATCCTGAGTCCTGGAATAATAATTCCAacaatatcaataatttaatgcAAATAAATAGCTCcttattttttgcaattttcattcaatatccAGAACAATTCTGcaaagttgaaaatttctacCTTTGCACGAAAACTttggaataattgaataacaattttttcaacttctctgAAATTTCTccttatttcaatgaattaattttattcattaatgaatCTCGTTATAAACtggtaaaaatttaaatagcaTCAATGGATGCCCGTCCGTTGATAgacagaaacaaaaaaactatAAGAATAGCAAACTAAAATGTCAATAAAGTCCACGTGTGCCACAAAATGCGATTATCTATTTCGTTTTATAGcttggggaataaaaaaatatcaacctTTTATGGCCCAACGCCCAGGAAATTGTTTACCAAAGAATTTGAAGgggtataaaaattatattgataAAAGGAATTCTATTCTTGAGTGTTATGATTATCACCATTCTtatgattaataaatattgCTTACCCTCAATGTACAAAGTCTATCcaacaaaacaaaatttctcTGTACCGTGGGGACAGCAATTTTCATgcggttaattttttttcaatttttgtctaCAATTTGTTATCTTTGTTCTCATCCCTGATATTTACtggatagaaaaatcattgattctCATGAAAATACCCGTAAACTACGTAATTCTTTGGGGGAACATAACACAATTGTAATTATGACAGGCGGTAGGCGAGTAGCAGATGATTATCAGGggaaaacaagaaaaatttccgattttgagTCATTGCAAGATCGCCAaaaatatagatatatattttttagaaactAGGACGAAATAGGGAGCATTTTTAGACCGCTTTTCTCATAAATAGTTTTTATTCCGTTTTAATTCCCTGTAATTTctagaaattcaataaacatAGGATTTTATCAAACAACTATCACGTTGCGTCGACAGATATGATAAgacgcccccccccctcatgATCAaaccaatttaaaaaatcaaaatgcgaaaaaatcgCCCGATTTGCGAAACTAGCACACCGTCCGATAACTACTGATCCaacggtaatttttttttgagaaattacTGTATAGAATACAT
Coding sequences within it:
- the LOC135163173 gene encoding venom acid phosphatase Acph-1-like, with amino-acid sequence MFRIVNSVALWVFLFLGIQAIAGLKLKFLNVIFRHGDRTPLESGTEVFPTNPYANETFSPYGHGQLTNQGKQRSYDFGLYVRRQYNEFLGATYHPKMVRARSSDKDRTKMSLQLAMAGAFPPSPAEQWNPSLHWQPVITNYVPRPDVLMMPIECPQFAAELEKTLQLPEVREAEAKYNDLTRNLTQWTGKSVVDTKDVAGIYTSLKSLYFMGLELPQWTEGIFPEGLLAEAAVFHFRMGSYTKRLKTLNGGIMLKNFTDTMSSVISGEEPDLKMNFYGGHDYNIVAFLEIFNHIEPHGAQYSSAIFIELLEDNESKYYVKVFYYKGIPMVQIPLNIPNCGEVCPFEKFVKLFEDIFPTQEDIICPRDRISKIF
- the LOC135163172 gene encoding venom acid phosphatase Acph-1-like; its protein translation is MSRFFDSRVALVIFFIGIQAIAGLKLKFLNVIFRHGERTPLGSGTEVFPTNPYVNETFPPYGQGQLTNQGKQRVYDLGVHIRQQYNEFLGDIYHPKMVRARSSDSDRTKMSLQLAMAGIFPPASSQQWNPSLLWQPVAMTYVSGPDVLVMSTECPQFGAEFEKTLQLPEVQEKIAEYSELRKNLTEWTGKPIVHTKDVAGIHNSLKALSAMGLELPAWTEGIFPEGALLNATLLHFRLCSYTKRLKTLNGGIMLKNFTDTMSSVINGGEPDLKMNLYGAHDYNIASLLDVFDVYEPWVPQYSSAIFVELLEDEERKYYVRVFYYKGIPAERVPVEIKGCGELCPFDQFVGLFSDIFPSEEDLKCPKENMVKMYK
- the LOC135163174 gene encoding venom acid phosphatase Acph-1-like, yielding MLFITRPAFIIVFLSIHASIGMELKFLNIIFRHGDRTPSEDPFESFPTSPYVNSTYSPHGIGQLNNRGKLRAYELGAFIRQQYNDFLGKIYHPHEIITHSSDLDRIKMSLQLVLAGIYPPVPEQRWHPTLSWQPIVCDYLKREEDLMLFGIECPKHLKEFQAVLALPEVQAEVAKHSGLAKNVSQFIGRPISATKDFLNLYNGLTSLQGMGLQLPEWTDGIFPNGSLLDVATLHYRLLSYNDRLKALNGGMILKNFTDNMLAKINGDGPSDLKMVIVSGHEIHIALLQLALGVYDNHHVPQYSSAIFVELLEEMSKYYVRIYYYLGIPPVRRRIVIPRCSEPCPLEKFVELYGNVLPTDSDMTCEGPNKS
- the LOC135163157 gene encoding A disintegrin and metalloproteinase with thrombospondin motifs like — encoded protein: MLTFLVLLYSLAAVQSAMLHDYMTDAEIAEIFHVQRSKVPSYRVTSTRTWFQRRNEEADKIAMRTTGEHIDAYLNPTDGFFSGIETPVFLAKANKTLPSGVEYVPVKQALKNFVPHPNPDDSLVLIINQKTSRRSGARKNLQVRPVPKRLEPVTAGLLGLLFGHPRNQILRLGSSYGNDTINDYSDIVYRAASLKVNGSQTSRVSNSFQKNSAASQERNLPAVIYPEILVVMDHRLFATQDKNVKKAVLYLLSFWNAVDLRYRSMTNPKIRLNIAGIVIAEDEGGNPYLDNNRVREPMANYMVRIDADKALKSGGQHFYYGNNLPNHDVVVIMTGADICNMAISAWGTKYCDSSARGYANDLGACNTSSVLQMTQALGLVEDNGGYSGILPATHELAHLLGVPHDEGECEEGRFIMSPSLHYNESSFLWSNCSKESFRKFLSSDNAECLRNEPPKQKKNIRLLPGRVESLHEQCAKYAGTTNVTACEDRSPCIILQCRVQGERDCLGSAAAAEGSICAPGKSCISGYCVALEL